Proteins encoded within one genomic window of Halomonas sp. YLGW01:
- a CDS encoding SMP-30/gluconolactonase/LRE family protein, with amino-acid sequence MSDVPTPSSPCLGRAEVRVASACELGEGPGWDGARGDVRWLNILAAELHRARADGSEHRVTQLKRRTSYAALTRDGDYLLVAEGQLSRFDPQSGESTAFLPFEADNPVTRSNDARVDTHGSLWLSTMGLGAEKGAGSLYRLHRGELTCLRRGLTIPNALCFSPDGRHAYFTDTAIGWVMRWTLDAQGFPERGDDGAFREPEPWADLRHSGGGPDGAVMDAEGCMWIALWGAGRVARLNPQGKEIAHVALAARQPSCPLFGGPGLSTLYITTAREGMTAPMEHDGALFAIDLADALPGCHGAAEPALRLG; translated from the coding sequence ATGAGTGATGTCCCGACACCGTCGTCCCCCTGCCTCGGCCGGGCCGAGGTCCGTGTCGCAAGCGCCTGCGAGCTGGGCGAAGGCCCGGGCTGGGATGGGGCGCGCGGCGACGTGCGCTGGCTGAACATCCTGGCCGCCGAGCTGCACCGCGCCCGCGCCGATGGCAGTGAGCATCGGGTCACGCAGCTTAAGCGCCGCACCTCCTATGCGGCCCTGACCCGTGATGGCGACTACCTGCTGGTGGCGGAAGGCCAGCTCTCGCGCTTCGACCCGCAAAGCGGCGAGAGCACCGCCTTCCTGCCCTTCGAGGCCGACAACCCCGTCACCCGCAGCAACGATGCCCGTGTCGATACCCACGGCAGCCTGTGGCTCTCCACCATGGGGCTTGGCGCCGAGAAAGGCGCCGGCAGCCTCTATCGCCTGCATCGTGGCGAGCTCACCTGCCTGCGCCGGGGGCTCACCATCCCCAACGCGTTGTGCTTCTCGCCGGATGGCCGCCATGCCTACTTCACCGACACCGCGATCGGCTGGGTGATGCGCTGGACACTGGACGCCCAGGGCTTCCCCGAGCGCGGCGACGATGGCGCGTTCAGGGAGCCCGAGCCCTGGGCCGACCTGCGCCACTCGGGCGGCGGCCCGGATGGCGCCGTGATGGATGCCGAGGGCTGCATGTGGATCGCCCTGTGGGGTGCCGGTCGTGTGGCCCGGCTCAACCCCCAGGGCAAGGAGATCGCTCATGTGGCGCTGGCCGCCCGTCAGCCCTCCTGTCCGCTCTTCGGCGGACCTGGCCTCTCCACCCTCTACATCACCACCGCACGGGAGGGCATGACGGCGCCCATGGAGCATGACGGCGCGCTCTTTGCCATCGACCTCGCCGACGCTCTGCCCGGCTGCCACGGCGCCGCGGAACCCGCGCTGCGCCTCGGTTGA
- a CDS encoding 2-dehydro-3-deoxy-6-phosphogalactonate aldolase, with amino-acid sequence MSLPLVAILRGVTPNEILAIADEIIAAGITRIEVPLNSPQPLESIAKLARHCAEKHGGEVLVGAGTVLTPEQVRDVHAAGGRLTVSPNMNEAVIRESRRLEMVSMPGIVTPTEAFAALAAGASGLKLFPATQVGLAGMKAMLAVLPQGTELYAVGGIGVDNFAEWRAAGVQGAGLGTALYTPGLSAEEVGERARALVAAWQASD; translated from the coding sequence ATGAGCCTGCCACTGGTTGCCATCCTGCGCGGCGTCACGCCGAACGAAATCCTCGCCATTGCCGATGAAATCATCGCGGCCGGCATCACCCGCATCGAGGTGCCGCTCAACTCGCCGCAGCCCCTCGAGAGCATCGCGAAGCTGGCGCGTCACTGCGCCGAGAAGCACGGCGGCGAGGTTCTGGTCGGGGCCGGCACCGTGCTGACCCCCGAGCAGGTGCGCGACGTGCACGCCGCGGGCGGTCGCCTGACCGTCTCGCCCAACATGAACGAGGCGGTGATCCGCGAGAGCCGCCGACTGGAGATGGTCTCCATGCCCGGCATCGTCACCCCGACCGAGGCCTTCGCCGCCCTGGCCGCGGGCGCCTCCGGCCTCAAGCTGTTCCCGGCCACCCAGGTCGGTCTGGCGGGCATGAAGGCGATGCTGGCCGTGCTGCCCCAGGGCACCGAGCTGTATGCCGTCGGCGGCATCGGCGTCGACAACTTCGCCGAGTGGCGCGCCGCCGGCGTGCAGGGCGCGGGCCTCGGCACCGCCCTCTATACGCCGGGGCTGTCCGCCGAGGAGGTGGGCGAGCGGGCCCGTGCCCTGGTCGCCGCCTGGCAGGCGAGCGACTGA
- a CDS encoding alpha-galactosidase: MTTTDSTSAPHSRHLPEAQWLTLTAAGVQLQLDLDQGRLKLAHFGRPLAVDPATQRRLSGGATPQASLDRLPLNTLFNDAGRGFAGQPALSGDRDGRDWLSDLHLTDVDCRHDAQAARALLTLRDEQGQLAVHLSLQLTAEGVLRQQTTLSNLAATPYRLEWLAASCLPLPVRYEEYLTFGGRWVQEFTETRHAIGEGLFALENRRGRSSHQRVPSIVVGTKGFSEQRGEVISAHLAWSGNHRVLVERQFDGSTQLQLGALLLPGEQSLAAGESITTPEVVLAWSDSGINGASQRQHAALRARLDWPQADKPRPVHVNTWEALYFDHDAARLDELVVAAGEVGAERFVLDDGWFVGRDDERAALGDWYLDEDKYPQGLGPLIEAVHAQGMEFGLWVEPEMVNPDSDLYRRHPDWILGLEGRDQPLGRYQCVLDLTRPEVGDYLFERLDALLAEYPIRYLKWDMNRDLTHAASQAGEHAGRPAAHAQVEALYALLARLRAAHPEVEIESCASGGARTDHGILRHTHRVWTSDCNDPHERVHIQRGAGRFLPPELLGAHIGPEHAHTTSRRTSLAFRASTALFGHLGLELDVSRLDRDERTELRGWIVRYKALRGLLHGGVGWRLDCLDPHQQAHGVVSPSGDEALYNVSQLAMPRHALPAPQPLAGLDPARRYRVELLELPEHPERRMKDLPAWIDAQLTRGEALEASGEQLMTLGLALPVLDPDQALLLHLRACDCDCNFD, encoded by the coding sequence ATGACGACCACCGATTCGACCTCAGCGCCCCACAGCCGCCACCTGCCGGAGGCGCAGTGGCTGACCCTGACCGCCGCCGGCGTCCAGCTGCAGCTGGACCTCGACCAGGGCAGGCTCAAGCTCGCCCACTTCGGCCGCCCCCTGGCGGTGGACCCCGCCACCCAGCGTCGCCTGAGCGGAGGCGCCACACCCCAGGCGAGCCTCGACCGGCTGCCGCTCAACACCCTGTTCAACGACGCCGGCCGCGGCTTCGCCGGCCAGCCGGCGCTCAGCGGCGACCGCGACGGCCGGGACTGGCTCAGCGACCTGCACCTGACCGACGTCGACTGTCGCCACGATGCGCAGGCCGCCCGCGCCCTGCTGACCCTGCGCGATGAGCAAGGCCAGCTGGCGGTGCATCTCTCGCTTCAACTGACCGCCGAGGGCGTGCTGCGACAGCAGACCACCCTGAGCAACCTGGCCGCGACCCCCTATCGCCTCGAGTGGCTGGCCGCGTCCTGCCTGCCGCTGCCGGTGCGCTACGAGGAATACCTGACCTTCGGCGGCCGCTGGGTGCAGGAGTTCACCGAGACCCGTCATGCCATCGGCGAGGGCCTGTTCGCCCTGGAGAACCGTCGCGGCCGCAGTTCGCACCAGCGCGTGCCCTCGATCGTGGTCGGCACCAAAGGCTTCAGCGAACAACGTGGCGAGGTCATCAGCGCCCATCTGGCCTGGAGCGGCAACCATCGGGTGCTGGTCGAGCGACAGTTCGACGGCAGCACCCAGCTGCAACTGGGTGCCCTGCTGCTGCCAGGCGAGCAGAGCCTGGCGGCCGGTGAGTCGATCACCACCCCGGAGGTGGTGCTGGCCTGGTCCGACAGCGGCATCAACGGCGCCAGTCAGCGCCAGCATGCCGCCCTGCGCGCGCGCCTCGACTGGCCGCAGGCGGACAAGCCACGCCCGGTGCACGTCAACACCTGGGAAGCGCTCTACTTCGACCACGATGCCGCCCGTCTCGATGAACTGGTGGTGGCCGCCGGGGAAGTGGGCGCGGAGCGCTTCGTGCTGGATGACGGCTGGTTCGTCGGCCGCGACGACGAGCGCGCCGCCCTGGGCGACTGGTATCTGGACGAGGACAAGTACCCCCAGGGCCTCGGCCCGCTGATCGAAGCGGTTCACGCCCAGGGCATGGAGTTCGGCCTGTGGGTCGAACCCGAGATGGTCAATCCGGACAGCGACCTGTATCGCCGCCACCCGGACTGGATCCTCGGGCTCGAGGGCCGCGACCAGCCGCTGGGTCGCTACCAGTGCGTGCTGGACCTGACCCGCCCCGAGGTCGGCGACTACCTGTTCGAGCGCCTCGATGCGCTGCTCGCCGAGTACCCGATCCGCTATCTCAAGTGGGATATGAACCGCGACCTGACCCATGCGGCCAGCCAGGCCGGCGAGCACGCCGGTCGCCCGGCGGCTCATGCCCAGGTCGAGGCTCTCTATGCCCTGTTGGCCCGCCTGCGCGCCGCGCATCCCGAGGTCGAGATCGAGAGCTGCGCCTCGGGCGGGGCCCGCACCGATCACGGCATCCTGCGCCACACCCATCGCGTCTGGACCTCGGACTGCAACGACCCTCACGAGCGCGTGCACATCCAGCGCGGTGCCGGGCGCTTCCTGCCGCCGGAGCTCCTGGGCGCCCACATCGGGCCCGAGCATGCCCATACCACCTCGCGCCGTACCAGCCTGGCCTTCCGCGCCAGCACCGCCCTGTTCGGGCATCTGGGCCTGGAGCTGGATGTCAGCCGGCTCGACCGCGACGAGCGCACCGAGCTCAGGGGCTGGATCGTGCGCTACAAGGCGCTGCGCGGCCTGCTCCACGGCGGTGTCGGCTGGCGCCTGGATTGCCTCGACCCGCACCAGCAGGCGCATGGTGTGGTCAGCCCCTCCGGCGACGAGGCGCTCTACAACGTCAGTCAGCTGGCCATGCCGCGCCATGCCCTGCCGGCGCCGCAGCCACTGGCGGGACTCGACCCGGCCCGCCGCTACCGGGTCGAACTGCTCGAGCTCCCCGAGCATCCCGAGCGTCGCATGAAGGATCTGCCGGCCTGGATCGACGCCCAGCTCACCCGGGGCGAGGCGCTGGAAGCGAGCGGCGAGCAGCTGATGACCCTGGGCCTGGCCCTGCCGGTGCTCGACCCCGACCAGGCCCTGCTGCTGCACCTGCGCGCCTGCGACTGCGACTGCAACTTCGACTAA
- a CDS encoding FtsX-like permease family protein, with the protein MKALDLKLARGLWRLRAQVLAIALVIASGTALLVMALTTIEALEDTTDAYYERARFADIFAQAKRAPEGLAREIAAQPGVRLVETSIREGAILDMPDLAEPVTAQLVSLPAYGPQRLNVLTLRTGRLPARHRPDEVVVNEAFAEAHDLVPGDSFGAVLSGQQRTLRLVGIAGSPEFVYVIAPGALMPDDARYAILWMHREALEAAYDMDGAFNSIALTLERTAQTEEAILRLDSLLAPYGGTGAIARPDQLSNWFLQNEIRQQKNMSRIMPSIFLAVAAFLTHMVMARLIATERHEIGLLKAFGYSDGAIGAHYAKLVLVIATLGVGLGAVIGGVLGHWNTQLYAALFRFPFLLYQPGPLSFVIAGGVSLAAALAGSLFAVRQAIALPPAEAMQPPSPPIYAQSRMSRSGLARFLDEPTRMILRRLLRWPLRAFMASLGLAMSVAVLVTALQWLDAIDAMADSVFISGQHQDATLSFHQLKPWAVIEAVEDLPGVLAAEPFRGVAARLSHGRNHKRQGLSGVPAGATLSPVIDSAGQRIPLPEDGLLLSRMLAEVLEVSVGDPVRVEVLEGRRPILTLPVVRLFETHLGTPAYLDLQALNRHLGDGRVAGGVHITVDPAGRAELLARLKELPEVSSIQFRQAAIDTFYETLGSFLYIFVGFFIAFATTLSAGVTYNAIRIALSERARELATLRVLGFSRWEISYLLLGEIGLLTWLAMPLGCVIGYGLAWYLTSAFETELFRVPLIVMDATYAKACLITLAAAIICAAIVRRRLDHLDLIAVLKTRE; encoded by the coding sequence ATGAAGGCGCTGGATCTCAAGCTCGCCCGCGGACTGTGGCGACTGCGCGCCCAGGTGCTGGCGATCGCCCTGGTGATCGCCTCGGGCACGGCGCTGCTGGTCATGGCGCTGACCACCATCGAGGCGCTGGAAGACACCACCGACGCCTACTACGAACGCGCCCGCTTCGCCGATATCTTCGCCCAGGCCAAACGCGCCCCCGAGGGCCTGGCCCGGGAGATCGCCGCCCAACCCGGCGTGCGGCTAGTGGAGACCAGCATCCGCGAGGGGGCGATCCTCGACATGCCCGACCTGGCCGAGCCGGTGACCGCCCAGCTGGTGTCGCTGCCCGCTTACGGCCCCCAGCGGCTCAATGTGCTGACCCTGCGCACCGGCCGCCTGCCTGCCCGCCATCGCCCCGACGAGGTGGTGGTCAACGAGGCCTTCGCCGAGGCCCATGACCTGGTGCCCGGCGATAGCTTCGGGGCGGTGCTGAGCGGCCAGCAGCGCACCCTGCGTCTGGTCGGCATCGCCGGAAGCCCCGAGTTCGTCTATGTCATCGCCCCGGGGGCGCTGATGCCGGATGACGCCCGCTACGCCATCCTGTGGATGCACCGTGAGGCCCTGGAAGCGGCCTATGATATGGACGGCGCCTTCAACAGCATCGCACTCACCCTCGAGCGCACCGCGCAGACCGAGGAGGCGATTCTGCGCCTGGACAGTCTGCTTGCTCCCTACGGAGGCACCGGCGCCATCGCCCGTCCCGACCAGCTCTCGAACTGGTTCTTGCAGAACGAGATCCGCCAGCAGAAGAACATGTCGCGGATCATGCCGAGCATCTTCCTGGCGGTCGCCGCCTTCCTCACCCACATGGTGATGGCGCGGCTGATCGCCACCGAACGCCACGAGATCGGCCTACTCAAGGCCTTCGGCTACAGCGACGGGGCGATCGGCGCCCACTACGCCAAGCTGGTGCTGGTGATCGCCACCCTCGGCGTGGGGCTCGGCGCGGTGATTGGCGGCGTGCTCGGGCACTGGAACACCCAGCTCTATGCCGCGCTGTTCCGCTTTCCCTTCCTGCTCTATCAGCCGGGGCCTCTGAGCTTCGTCATCGCCGGCGGCGTGAGCCTCGCCGCGGCGCTGGCCGGCAGCCTCTTCGCGGTGCGCCAGGCCATCGCCCTGCCGCCGGCAGAGGCGATGCAGCCGCCTTCGCCGCCGATCTATGCGCAGAGCCGAATGTCGCGCTCTGGGCTTGCCCGCTTCCTCGACGAGCCCACCCGGATGATCCTGCGCCGCCTGCTGCGCTGGCCGCTGCGGGCCTTCATGGCAAGCCTGGGACTCGCCATGTCGGTGGCCGTGCTGGTCACCGCCCTGCAATGGCTGGACGCCATCGACGCCATGGCCGACAGCGTCTTCATCAGCGGCCAGCATCAGGACGCCACCCTGAGCTTCCACCAGCTCAAGCCCTGGGCCGTCATCGAGGCGGTCGAAGACCTGCCCGGGGTGCTGGCCGCCGAGCCCTTCCGCGGCGTCGCGGCGCGCCTCTCACACGGGCGCAATCACAAGCGCCAGGGGCTCAGCGGCGTCCCCGCCGGGGCCACCCTGAGCCCGGTGATCGACAGCGCTGGCCAGCGGATCCCGCTGCCCGAGGACGGCCTGCTGCTGTCGCGCATGCTGGCCGAGGTGCTCGAGGTCTCGGTCGGCGACCCGGTGCGGGTGGAGGTGCTCGAGGGGCGCCGCCCCATCCTCACCCTGCCGGTGGTACGCCTGTTCGAGACTCACCTCGGCACTCCGGCCTATCTCGACCTTCAGGCCTTGAACCGTCACCTGGGCGACGGTCGGGTGGCGGGTGGGGTGCATATCACCGTCGACCCCGCCGGGCGCGCCGAGTTGCTCGCCCGGCTCAAGGAACTGCCGGAGGTGTCGTCCATCCAGTTTCGACAGGCCGCCATCGACACCTTCTACGAGACCCTGGGCAGCTTCCTGTACATCTTCGTCGGCTTCTTCATCGCCTTCGCCACCACCCTCTCGGCGGGCGTGACCTACAACGCCATTCGCATCGCGCTATCCGAACGGGCTCGGGAGCTCGCCACCCTGCGGGTACTGGGCTTCAGCCGCTGGGAAATCTCCTACCTGCTGCTTGGCGAGATCGGCCTGCTCACCTGGCTGGCCATGCCGCTGGGCTGCGTGATCGGCTACGGCCTGGCCTGGTACCTGACCTCGGCCTTCGAGACCGAGCTGTTCCGGGTGCCGCTGATCGTGATGGACGCCACCTACGCCAAGGCCTGCCTGATCACCCTGGCCGCGGCCATCATCTGCGCGGCCATCGTACGCCGTCGCCTCGACCACCTGGACCTGATCGCGGTCCTCAAGACCCGGGAGTAG
- a CDS encoding solute:sodium symporter family transporter — protein sequence MNALTLISFVFFTGLVAFITWRMTRNDDHRHSTGFFLAGRSLTFPVIAGSLLMTNLSTEQMVGLNGAAFTDGLSVMAWEVIAVVALVAAALFFLPRFLKSGITTIPELLALRFDRTTQLIANIIFMLAYAVILLPSILYSGGLGLMGLLDLKTLTGIESNQVLLVGTIVAVGLGGSVYALFGGLRSIAISDTLNGIGLLIGGLLIVYFGLDAVSDGQGALAGWEELKAANPEKLHSLGGEGQSVPFSTLFTGVLVLNMFYWCTNQQIIQRTFAAKTLAEGQKGVMLTGLLKLLGPLYLVIPGIIAFYLYAGEGIKADAAYGRLVFDVLPAPLTGFFAAAMVGAILSSFNSALNSTTTLFSLDIYKARLKPDASDEQVVRVSKWAGWIMAAAAMTIAPLLSGQESLFIYLQKVSSIYYIPLFAVVLVGLLSRYVPAKAASLALVLGCVVIGLFSFVPFFNGLLNGLHEFHFITIVLVALIAMMLAFGKFAPRSEPWVQEDVKAIDMTPWAGAKVAGAVLVVLVLTIYIAFI from the coding sequence ATGAATGCGCTTACACTAATTTCCTTCGTTTTTTTCACCGGGCTGGTCGCTTTCATCACCTGGCGAATGACCCGGAATGACGACCACCGGCACTCCACCGGCTTCTTCCTGGCGGGGCGAAGCCTGACCTTCCCCGTCATCGCCGGCTCGCTGCTGATGACCAACCTGTCCACCGAGCAGATGGTGGGCCTCAACGGGGCCGCCTTCACCGATGGCCTCTCGGTGATGGCCTGGGAGGTCATCGCGGTGGTGGCGCTGGTGGCGGCGGCGCTGTTCTTCCTGCCGCGCTTCCTGAAGAGTGGCATCACCACCATCCCGGAACTGCTGGCGCTGCGCTTCGACCGCACCACCCAGCTGATCGCCAACATCATCTTCATGCTGGCCTACGCGGTGATCCTGCTGCCGAGCATCCTCTATTCCGGCGGCCTGGGCCTGATGGGCCTGCTCGACCTGAAGACGCTCACCGGCATCGAATCCAACCAGGTGCTGCTGGTCGGCACCATCGTCGCGGTCGGCCTAGGTGGTTCGGTCTATGCACTGTTCGGTGGCCTGCGCTCGATCGCCATCTCCGACACCTTGAACGGTATCGGCCTGCTGATCGGCGGGCTGCTGATCGTCTATTTCGGCCTGGACGCCGTGAGCGATGGCCAGGGTGCGCTGGCCGGCTGGGAGGAACTCAAGGCCGCCAACCCGGAGAAACTGCATTCGCTGGGCGGCGAGGGTCAGTCGGTGCCTTTCTCGACCCTGTTTACCGGGGTGCTGGTGCTCAACATGTTCTACTGGTGCACCAATCAGCAGATCATCCAGCGTACCTTCGCCGCCAAGACCCTGGCCGAGGGCCAGAAGGGCGTGATGCTGACCGGCCTGCTCAAGCTGCTCGGGCCGCTGTATCTGGTGATTCCCGGCATCATCGCCTTCTACCTCTATGCCGGCGAAGGCATCAAGGCCGATGCCGCCTATGGCCGCTTGGTGTTCGACGTGCTGCCGGCGCCGCTGACCGGCTTCTTCGCCGCCGCCATGGTTGGGGCCATCCTGTCGTCCTTCAACTCGGCGCTGAACTCCACCACCACCCTGTTCAGCCTCGACATCTACAAGGCCCGCCTGAAGCCTGACGCCAGCGACGAGCAGGTGGTGAGGGTCTCCAAGTGGGCCGGCTGGATCATGGCCGCGGCCGCCATGACCATCGCACCGCTGCTGAGCGGGCAGGAAAGCCTGTTCATCTACCTGCAGAAGGTCAGCTCGATCTACTACATTCCGCTGTTCGCGGTGGTACTGGTCGGCCTGCTGAGCCGCTACGTGCCCGCCAAGGCGGCCAGCCTGGCGCTGGTGCTGGGCTGCGTGGTGATTGGCCTGTTCTCCTTCGTGCCCTTCTTCAACGGCCTGCTGAACGGGCTGCACGAGTTCCACTTCATCACCATCGTGCTGGTGGCGCTGATCGCGATGATGCTGGCCTTCGGCAAGTTTGCGCCGCGCAGCGAGCCTTGGGTGCAGGAAGACGTCAAGGCCATCGACATGACGCCCTGGGCCGGCGCCAAGGTCGCGGGTGCGGTGCTGGTGGTGCTGGTGCTGACGATTTATATCGCCTTCATCTGA
- a CDS encoding AEC family transporter, protein MLAQLFAVMAPVLIGAGLGFTWVRLGHDFPVPFVTKLVFNIGTPALILASLSGAEVDAQSFTLTMLGTLLVLAVMAMATLLVAPLLGKPWQVLLSPMMYPNTGNMGLPVVLYAFGPSAFAFAVAVMVTVSLVQFTFGIAMSSRSGRPLRTLARTPALYAIAIALTLLLTDTDLPLWLDNTLELISGFTVPLMLITLGVSLANIRVSNLAAGLGFSVMRIPLAALLAFGIGHLLALPPLAQSILVVQMSMPVAVFNYLFAQRSGREPEYVASLVFCSTLLAFLYLPALLAFLL, encoded by the coding sequence ATGCTTGCCCAACTCTTCGCCGTCATGGCCCCCGTGCTGATCGGAGCCGGTCTGGGCTTCACCTGGGTGCGGCTGGGCCACGACTTCCCGGTGCCCTTCGTCACCAAGCTGGTCTTCAACATCGGCACCCCAGCGCTGATCCTGGCCTCGCTATCGGGCGCCGAGGTCGATGCCCAGAGCTTCACCCTGACGATGCTCGGCACCCTGCTGGTGCTCGCCGTCATGGCCATGGCGACCTTGCTGGTGGCGCCGCTGCTCGGCAAGCCCTGGCAGGTACTGCTGTCGCCGATGATGTACCCCAACACCGGCAACATGGGCCTGCCGGTGGTGCTCTATGCTTTCGGCCCGTCGGCCTTCGCCTTCGCGGTCGCGGTGATGGTCACGGTGTCGTTGGTGCAGTTCACCTTCGGCATCGCCATGTCGAGCCGCAGCGGCCGGCCACTGCGCACCCTGGCCCGCACTCCCGCCCTCTATGCCATCGCCATCGCGCTGACGCTGCTGCTCACCGATACCGACCTGCCGCTGTGGCTCGACAACACCCTGGAGCTGATCTCGGGCTTCACCGTGCCGCTGATGCTGATCACCCTCGGGGTGTCGCTGGCCAACATCCGCGTCAGCAACCTCGCCGCCGGCCTGGGCTTCAGCGTGATGCGCATCCCGCTGGCCGCGCTGCTGGCCTTCGGGATCGGGCACCTGCTCGCCCTGCCGCCGCTGGCCCAGAGCATCCTGGTGGTGCAGATGAGCATGCCGGTCGCGGTGTTCAACTACCTGTTTGCCCAGCGCTCCGGCCGCGAGCCCGAGTACGTGGCGAGCCTGGTGTTCTGCTCGACGCTACTGGCCTTCCTCTATCTGCCGGCGCTGCTGGCCTTCCTGCTCTGA
- a CDS encoding ABC transporter ATP-binding protein — translation MITPSPQQDSSTPPVALKARGLTKTYRMGAVEVAALRGVDVDFAEGELVVLLGPSGSGKSTLLNLLGGLDVPTSGEVWFHDQRLTHHDERALNRYRREHVGFVFQFYNLIPSLTARENVALVTEIARHPMTPAEALGMVGLGERLDHFPAQLSGGEQQRVAIARAIAKRPDLLLCDEPTGALDSATGILVLEAILTVNQTLGTTTLLITHNAVIADIAHRVLRFADGRLVETQVNTSRRAPAELAW, via the coding sequence GTGATCACTCCATCGCCCCAGCAGGACTCCAGCACGCCGCCGGTGGCGCTCAAGGCCCGCGGCCTGACCAAGACCTATCGCATGGGCGCGGTGGAGGTCGCGGCCCTGCGCGGCGTCGATGTCGACTTCGCCGAAGGCGAGCTGGTGGTGCTGCTCGGCCCCTCGGGCAGCGGCAAGTCGACGCTGCTCAACCTGCTCGGCGGGCTGGATGTGCCGACGAGCGGCGAGGTGTGGTTTCACGACCAGCGATTGACTCACCATGATGAGCGCGCCCTGAATCGCTATCGCCGCGAGCACGTCGGCTTCGTCTTCCAGTTCTACAACCTGATCCCGAGCCTCACCGCCCGGGAGAACGTGGCCCTGGTCACCGAGATCGCCCGCCATCCCATGACGCCCGCCGAGGCGCTTGGCATGGTCGGCCTCGGCGAGCGCCTCGATCACTTCCCCGCCCAGCTCTCCGGCGGCGAGCAGCAGCGGGTGGCGATCGCCCGGGCCATCGCCAAGCGCCCCGATCTGCTGCTCTGCGACGAGCCCACCGGGGCTCTGGACAGCGCCACCGGCATCCTGGTGCTCGAGGCGATCCTCACCGTCAATCAGACGCTGGGGACCACCACGCTGCTGATTACCCACAACGCCGTGATCGCCGACATCGCCCATCGGGTGCTGCGCTTCGCCGACGGCCGCCTCGTCGAGACTCAAGTCAACACGAGCCGCCGCGCGCCGGCCGAGCTGGCCTGGTGA
- a CDS encoding 2-dehydro-3-deoxygalactonokinase — MSAVVITPRWIAVDWGSSNLRAWALDGDDRVVAQASRPRGMLGLAPDDFERVLLEVIGDWLPAATQGQAIDVLICGMAGARQGWVEAAYLPLEQGATDPLDRLGSQLKPVTTQDARLHVQIVPGLCQRAAPDGGDAFDVMRGEETQLSGLVARRPGFEGAVCLPGTHAKWVRLEAGHVSGFTTFMSGELFKLLSHDSVLKHSLGAAERAGSLADEAQRAAFLDGIDTAMAAPERLSAELFGIRARDLLDTRLPADEARGTRLGARLSGLVLGLELAGATAGLPAGSQVVLIGDEALCRRYRLALEYLGFSVEIEANADMILAGLGRIHHATAH, encoded by the coding sequence GTGAGCGCCGTGGTCATAACGCCCCGCTGGATCGCCGTCGACTGGGGCTCCAGCAACCTGCGCGCCTGGGCGCTGGACGGCGATGATCGGGTGGTCGCGCAGGCCAGCAGACCCCGCGGCATGCTGGGCCTCGCCCCGGACGACTTCGAGCGCGTGCTGCTGGAGGTGATCGGCGACTGGCTCCCGGCGGCGACACAGGGCCAGGCCATTGATGTGCTGATCTGCGGCATGGCGGGCGCTCGTCAGGGCTGGGTGGAGGCCGCCTATCTGCCGCTGGAGCAAGGCGCGACCGATCCCCTCGACCGTCTCGGCAGCCAGCTGAAACCGGTGACCACCCAGGACGCGCGCTTGCACGTGCAGATCGTGCCGGGGCTTTGCCAGCGCGCCGCACCGGACGGCGGCGACGCCTTCGACGTGATGCGTGGCGAGGAGACTCAGCTGTCCGGTCTGGTCGCCAGGCGTCCCGGCTTCGAGGGGGCCGTCTGCCTGCCCGGCACCCATGCCAAGTGGGTGCGACTCGAGGCGGGCCACGTCTCAGGCTTCACCACCTTCATGAGTGGCGAGCTCTTCAAGCTGCTCAGCCACGACTCGGTGCTCAAGCATTCATTGGGCGCCGCTGAACGTGCCGGGAGCCTCGCCGATGAGGCTCAGCGGGCGGCCTTCCTGGATGGCATCGACACCGCCATGGCGGCCCCCGAGCGCCTGAGCGCCGAGCTGTTCGGCATCCGCGCCCGGGACCTGCTCGATACCCGGCTGCCCGCCGACGAGGCTCGGGGCACCCGGCTCGGTGCCCGGCTCTCGGGCCTGGTGCTGGGCCTCGAGCTTGCCGGTGCCACGGCTGGCTTGCCCGCCGGCAGCCAGGTGGTGCTGATCGGCGACGAGGCGCTGTGCCGGCGCTATCGGCTCGCGCTGGAGTATCTGGGCTTCTCGGTCGAGATCGAGGCCAATGCCGACATGATCCTGGCCGGGCTGGGGCGCATTCATCACGCCACCGCCCACTGA